In Thermobaculum terrenum ATCC BAA-798, the DNA window AGGGCGACTGGCCCTGGGCTCCGTTATTGCGATATAAGTGGCACAGGGTTATCTCCTGATGCCAATTGTCTCTCGTAGACCTAGAGCTCGCACCACCTCGCGATACTTCTCCAGGTCGTGCCTGTAGAGGTATCTCAGAAGGCGCCTCCTCTGCCCCACCAGCTTGAGCAGGCCCCGACGCGAGTGGTTGTCGTGCTTGTGCTCCCGAAGGTGGTCCGTCAGGTGCTGTATCCTCTGGGTCAGCAGAGCCACCTGCACCTCCGTGGAGCCGGTGTCGTTGTCGTGCCTCTTGAACTGCTCTATTACCGACGCCTTGTCGGTTGCCTCCAAAGTCATTCTGCCTCCTAAACTTTATGTATAATCTTCCTCTAATCAACTCAGTATATCAGAAATCGTTCGAGAATTTTCAAGAGAATCCTCGACCTCCGGAGCGCCTCCCTCGAACATCCTCCTGGTCGCCAGCAGCGTCACCACCCCCACCAGGGCACCGAACCACAGCGTGCAGAACCTGATGAGCAGCGTGGCGGCCACAGCCTCCGGCACCGTAACAGCCCCGGGCATGACGAGCAGCAGCAGCCCCGTCACCGAGGCATCTGCCACCCCCAGCCCACCAGGCATCAGCGAGGCCGAGCCCAGCAGGGTCGAAGCCCCCAGCACGAACGCCGCCGTCACCAGCAGTCGCCAGGAAGCCTCCTCTCCTAGCCCCGCCAGCACCAGGAAGAACGCCAGACACTCCCCCGACCAGGAGATTATGCCGATGGCGACCGCAAGCAGCAGGGGCCTGGGCGCAAGTAGCCTCCGGGAGCTCTCGTACAGCGCCACCACATGATGGGTCCGCTCCCTCACGAAAGGCACCATCCCCGCCAGCGCCATGGTCAGCGACCTGCCGCTCTCCGTGACGAACACGAACACCAGCAGCGCCGCCCCAAGAGCTATGAGGCCTAGCATCGCACCCCCCACATGGAAGAGATAGAGCCCTCCCAGGCTGAGGACTATCAGAGCTACCCCGTCCGTGAGCCTCTCGGCCATCACCACCGGCGCAGAGACGCTGACAGGCGTGCCGGCCACCCTCCTCAGCAGCACGCTCTTGAGGAGCTCCCCCACCTTGCCGGGCGTCATGGCCATCGTCAGCCCCGACAGGAAGATCGCCACGCTGTGCGAGAGCCTGATGCCCCTGACGCCTATCAGGCCCAGGTAGTAGTGCCACTTGAGGAAGCGCAGCACATAGTTGAAGAGCGTCAGCCCCAGGATCAGCGGCACAAGCTCCCACCTGAAGGTCTCCAGGGTGCTCGCCAGCTTCCGCAGGTCCGTCAGCATCACCAGGACGAGCACGACCAGCAGGCCAAGCCCAAACCCCAGAAGTAATCGCCCCCTTAGGGCCCTCACACTCGCAGAGACGTTACCGTCGCTCACAGATCGAGTATACCCTAATGGTCACCTCAAGTAGAGCCTTGTGCGCATGAAAAGCAGGATGGACAGCAGCAGGGACCCCAGCGACAGAGCTCCAAGAGTCCGCGCCAGGGTGCCCGTGTAGTCGCTGGAGCTCGAGGTGGAGGTCTCCACCGGCTCCTGCCCTCCGGAAGCCGAGGGGGTAGTCCGCGACACCCCTCCCGCAGCCTGTGCGCCCCCGGAGCTGCTGACCGACCTGTCGCCGGGCGCAAACGCGGAGGCCGGAGTCTCCAGACTCATCGTCACCGTTGGGGCAGCGCCAGCGCCCACCCCCGCCGGCATCATCATGCCCGCGCTCACCGTCGCGGTCGGAGCCATCCCCTGAACGGACTCCTGCGAGACCCTGGAGTCCTCAGGTGTCAGCACTATCTCCGGCTGGTCCGGCCCATATCCACCGATGAGGAGCGATAGCGCCATGCCCAGCGCAAGGATCACCGAGGCGGCAAGAGATGCGTACACCGACGCAAAGGAGCCTACAGGACGTTGTTTCGCATGGCTCTCATCCAGCAGGAAAGACCTCCTGGGAGCATACTGCGGCAGGGCACGCAACAGGGCGACCATCCTCTCCATCTCCTCCAACGCGCGCCTGCAGGACTGGCAGGCTTCCACATGACGCCTGACCAGTATCCTCTCGGTATCTGGCAGGGCACCGTCTATCAGGCCCGCCAGCTTCTCTGGCTCAGGATGATTTGTAGGCTCCATCTTCTCCAAAAACCTCTCACCACCTTCCTTGTAGCTTCTGGATATTAGACGTTAACAATTCTTTTACAGTTCCCCCGAATCTTTCAACAACTCGCGCAGCATGCATCGTCCCCGAAACAGCCTCGACTTCACGGTCCCAAGCGGCAGCCGCAGCGCCGTGGCAACCTCGTCGTAGGATAGCCCCTGCACATCCACCAGCAGCAGCACAAGCTTGTACTCCTCGGGCAGCTTCTGGATGCACTTCTCTATCGCCTTGAACGTGGCAGCAGATACCGCGGTCTCCTCCGGCCCGATGTGAGGATCCCCCATCTGCGGGAACTCCCCAAGCTCCTCAAGGATCTGGTCCAGCGACCCTGGCGTGCGCTTGACGTGCCTCCGCCTGAGATCGTGAGCCTCGTTGATCAGTATCCTGAAGAGCCAGGACCTGAAGGACCCCCCACGAAAGCTCCCGAGGGCCTTCCATGCCGCCACAAACGCCTCCTGGGTCACATCCTCGGCAAGGAATGGATCCCCGATATACCTGATGGCCAGGTTGTACATCTGGACCTGATACCGCTCCACAAGCTTGTTGAAGGCGTCCAGGTCCCCCTCCTGCGCTCTTCTAACTAGTTCATCGTCGTTTGGTATTTCCACTGCTCACCGCTTGACTGAAGATATATTTCTTACTTATACTGCCATATTGAAGAGCCGAAGTGGTGGAACGGCAGACACGCTCGCCTCAAAAGCGAGTGGGGGAAACCCCGTGTGGGTTCGAATCCCACCTTCGGCACCGGTTCTGCCCCAAGGGGCAGCCATCACATCCGGTTGTCATGCTTATACTATAAACCCTCAGACAGCCTATATTCACTTTCCAGGAGAAGAAGAGCATGAAAGTTGGTGTTCTGACAGGAGGAGGGGACGCACCAGGGCTCAATGCCGCTATCCGCGCAGTGGTCCTGAGCGCACTCTCCCGTGGCGACGAAGTCGTCGGGTTCCTAGATGGGTGGAAAGGCGTACAGGATAACCTAACGATCCCCCTGGACAGGGAATGGGTACAGGACATCCATGAGGTCGGGGGTACCAACCTGGGCACATCCCGCACCAACCCCATGAAGTCGGAAGATACCATGAAGGCCGTCGAGAACCACTTCCGCGAGAACGGCCTGGACGTCCTGATAGCCATAGGCGGCGATGATACGCTGAGCGTCGCTGCCGAGCTGGACCGCAGAGGCTTCCCCGTGGTCGGCGTGCCCAAGACCATGGACAACGACGTCCCCGAGACCGACTACTGCATCGGGTTCGACACGGCCGTAAACCGCCTCATGGAGTCTATAGACAGGCTCAGAACCACCTCCAGGTCCCACCACAGGGTGATGGTCGTGGAGGCCATGGGGCGCGACGCCGGCTGGGTCGCTGGCTTCGGTGGCCTCGCCGGAGGAGCCGACGTGATCCTCGTGCCCGAGATAGAGGTCGACCTCGATGACGTCGCCCAGCGCCTGGAGAAGGTCCGCAGCAGAGGGCGCAGCTACGCAATAGTTGTAGCAGCCGAGGGCATCAGCTTCGGTGAGGCTCAGGTGCCCGAGAACGCCAAGACCGACGCCTTCGGGCACGTGATCCTGGCAGAGAAGGCCGTCGGCGAGCGCCTTGCACAGGAGATCGAAAGCAGGCTCGGCTGGGAAACAAGATCCATCCAGATAGGGCACCTGCATCGAGGTGGCTCCCCCACCGCGTTCGACCGCATACTGGGCACCCGCTACGGCGAGAAAGCTGTGGAGCTGGCACACAACAACAGCTTCGGTCAGATGGTCGTGCTGCACGGCCTGGACCTCACCACCGTGCCCCTGGCGCAGATCGCCGGCAAGACCAAGACGCTTTACCCACAGTTCATCGAGCTGATCCAGAACCTCAACGCCTGATACCCTCGGTATAAGCAGGGGAAACTAAACAGGGGAGCTATGTCATGTAGCTCCCCTTTCCTGTCCCTGTCACAACAGCTACGAAGAGGGCTGAATCTCGCTCAGAGCCGCCCGGGACTCTTCCTGCCACTTGCCTATGCGCCTGTACTT includes these proteins:
- the rpsO gene encoding 30S ribosomal protein S15, translating into MTLEATDKASVIEQFKRHDNDTGSTEVQVALLTQRIQHLTDHLREHKHDNHSRRGLLKLVGQRRRLLRYLYRHDLEKYREVVRALGLRETIGIRR
- a CDS encoding lysylphosphatidylglycerol synthase transmembrane domain-containing protein → MSDGNVSASVRALRGRLLLGFGLGLLVVLVLVMLTDLRKLASTLETFRWELVPLILGLTLFNYVLRFLKWHYYLGLIGVRGIRLSHSVAIFLSGLTMAMTPGKVGELLKSVLLRRVAGTPVSVSAPVVMAERLTDGVALIVLSLGGLYLFHVGGAMLGLIALGAALLVFVFVTESGRSLTMALAGMVPFVRERTHHVVALYESSRRLLAPRPLLLAVAIGIISWSGECLAFFLVLAGLGEEASWRLLVTAAFVLGASTLLGSASLMPGGLGVADASVTGLLLLVMPGAVTVPEAVAATLLIRFCTLWFGALVGVVTLLATRRMFEGGAPEVEDSLENSRTISDILS
- a CDS encoding anti-sigma factor family protein; amino-acid sequence: MEPTNHPEPEKLAGLIDGALPDTERILVRRHVEACQSCRRALEEMERMVALLRALPQYAPRRSFLLDESHAKQRPVGSFASVYASLAASVILALGMALSLLIGGYGPDQPEIVLTPEDSRVSQESVQGMAPTATVSAGMMMPAGVGAGAAPTVTMSLETPASAFAPGDRSVSSSGGAQAAGGVSRTTPSASGGQEPVETSTSSSSDYTGTLARTLGALSLGSLLLSILLFMRTRLYLR
- a CDS encoding RNA polymerase sigma factor, which produces MEIPNDDELVRRAQEGDLDAFNKLVERYQVQMYNLAIRYIGDPFLAEDVTQEAFVAAWKALGSFRGGSFRSWLFRILINEAHDLRRRHVKRTPGSLDQILEELGEFPQMGDPHIGPEETAVSAATFKAIEKCIQKLPEEYKLVLLLVDVQGLSYDEVATALRLPLGTVKSRLFRGRCMLRELLKDSGEL
- a CDS encoding 6-phosphofructokinase, translating into MKVGVLTGGGDAPGLNAAIRAVVLSALSRGDEVVGFLDGWKGVQDNLTIPLDREWVQDIHEVGGTNLGTSRTNPMKSEDTMKAVENHFRENGLDVLIAIGGDDTLSVAAELDRRGFPVVGVPKTMDNDVPETDYCIGFDTAVNRLMESIDRLRTTSRSHHRVMVVEAMGRDAGWVAGFGGLAGGADVILVPEIEVDLDDVAQRLEKVRSRGRSYAIVVAAEGISFGEAQVPENAKTDAFGHVILAEKAVGERLAQEIESRLGWETRSIQIGHLHRGGSPTAFDRILGTRYGEKAVELAHNNSFGQMVVLHGLDLTTVPLAQIAGKTKTLYPQFIELIQNLNA